The DNA segment CTGCTCGGCGAGAGCGCGCTGAACGCCGCTCAACGCGACTGCACGCGCGTCATCCAGGACTCGGCGGCGGCCCTGATGCGTCTCATCGGCGACATCCTGGATCTCTCACGCATCGAGGCCGGACGGCTCGAACTGGAGCGACTCGACTTCGACCCGCGTGAGACCTTCGAGCTGGCCCTGGAGCCGCTGTCCGAGGTGGCCCAGCGCAAGGGTCTGGAGTTCGTGCTCGATCTGGATCCCGAGCTGCCGCCACGGTTGCGCGGCGATCCGGGCCGACTGCGTCAGATCCTGACCAATCTGGTCTCCAATGCCCTCAAGTTCACCGAACGGGGGCGAGTGTCCGTGACCCTGGACTGTCTGGAGCGCACCGAGTCCGGGGTGCGTCTGGCGATCGCGGTACGCGACACCGGCATCGGACTCACGCCCGAGCAGTGCGCGCGGCTGTTCGAGCGCTTCACACAGGCCGAGGTCTCGACCACGCGCCGCTATGGCGGCACCGGACTCGGTCTGGCCATCTGTCGTCAGTTGGTCGAGCTGATGGGCGGAACCATCGGCGTCGAGAGCGAGCCGGGGTGCGGCTCGGTGTTCCGGGTCGAGCTGGCGCTCGAGGCGAGCACGCCGCGACCGGATGACGACGATGGACGTTTCGCCGGTCTCCAGACACTGCTGCTGGTGCGTGATCCGGCACTCACCGCCCGTGTGGAGCCTCTGCTCGCCGCACTCGGGATGCCGTGCGAATGCCGGGAGCATCTGGCCGGGGCACTCGAATCCGCGCTTACGTGCGCGGCGCGTGGACGGGCCTTCGAGGTGCTGATCCTGGAACAGCGCCAGTTGCCGGACCCGACGAGTCCGGCCGGGCGCCTGTTGCGCGAGCTGATCGAGCGCACGCCGGTCACGCTGCGACTGACGACGGACGCACGCGCCGATTCGGCGGACAGGGGCTGGGACTGGCTGCCCTTGGCGCGCATTTCGTCGACGGGGGCTGATCTGCGCGCTCGACTGGGTGCTATCATCAAAGCTCGCCGCGCGATCGGACAGGATGGGGGGGCGGTTCGCCGGTCACCCCTCGGGTTGCGCGTCCTGGTGGCCGAGGACGACCCCGTCAATCAGCATGTGATCGAGGGCATGCTGCGGGTACTCGGCTGTGAGGTGGAACTCCATTCCAACGGCTCGGGTCTCGTGGAGAGCTTCGCGCACCGTCACTGTGATCTCGTCCTGATGGACTGTCAGATGCCCGTCATGGACGGCTATGAGGCCACCCGGCGTGTGCGCGCACTGGAATCGTCGCTCGGGCGCCGCGTGCCGATCATCGCCGTGACCGCCCAGGCCATGGCCGGCGATCGCGAGCGGGTCATCGCCGCCGGCATGGACGATCATCTCTCCAAACCACTCAGGCTCGATGCCCTGGCGGCGATCTTGAGTCGCTGGAAGACACAACGGATCTGAAACTTGAACACTCCCGCATCCCAAACGCCTGGCCCTGGTTCCTCGTCCCTGGCGGATCTGAGTCATGCACTCCATACACAGTTGAATGGCGTCCTCGGCATGAGCGAACTGCTCATGGGGACACGACTCGACGCCGAGCAGCGCGGCTATGTCGAGACCCTGACCCGCGCCGGCCGACGTCTGCAGGATGTGATCCGCGACGTGCTGGATCTCACCCGCATCGAGACCGACCAGATCCGGTTGGCTGACCTCGAGTTTCATCTCGGGGAAGCGATCGATGAGGTGCTCGCGGCCGCCGCCGAGCACGCCGAGGACGCGGGGCTGGAACTCGCCGGCGATCTCGCGCCGGATCTGCCCTGGCGCGTGCGCGGTGATCCGGGGCGCTTCAAGCGGCTCCTGCGCTATCTGATCGAGGATCTGATCGATCTGACGGCCGCGGGTGAGCTGGTGGTGCGCGCGCTCCGGTCGGACGGGTCTGTGTTGCGCCTCGAGGTCCACGCCGGCCAGACGGCCGGATTCCAGCGTCCGGTCGGCTCCGAGGGCACCTGGACCGGGGGTGCCGCCGGTTCGGGTCTGGGCCTGACCGTCGCGCGTGCCTGGGTCGAGCGCATGGGCGGGCGGCTGCTGTGCGAGCCGCCGGCGCTGGATGGGGCGCTCGCCCGGATCGAATTGCCGCTGACGGCGGTCTCTCCCGAGCGTCCGGTCCGGCGGCCCGAGGCGTCCCTGGCCGGACACCGGGCGCTCTTGGTCGCCCCCGAGGGGCCGGTCGCCGCGGTGCTGGAAGCACGGTTGAACGAACTGGGATTGAGCGTGACGCGCTGTAGCGAGGCCGAGACGGCACGCACGACCGCGCGCGCGGCCGCCGAGGTGCCGGCGCCCTTCGCGGTGCTGCTCGTGGATGCGCGGGTCAAGGGGCTGGAGCCGCTGCTCTCGGAGCGCTCGGTCCAGGCCGAACCGGCGCTGGCGACGCTACGACGCCTGTTGCTGGTGCCGAGAAGACCGGGCTGGCGCGACGAGCAGGCCGCCCGGCTCGCGGTCTCGGCCCGACTGACCAAGCCCGTCACCCGCGCCTCCCTGGTCGCCGCCCTGACCGGCAACGGGGTCGAATCCGACCCTGCCGCATCCTGGAGACCCGAAGACGCGCCATCCACGGCGTCCGATCCCGAGGGACTCGGACTCCGGGTGCTGGTCGCCGACGACAACGCCATCAACCAGGATACGGTCGCAGCCATGCTCAGATCGCTCGGCTGTGAGTCGCGCATCGTGTTCGATGGTCAGGCCGTGATCGAGGCGTTGAGCCGCGAGTCCTTCGATCTGGTGCTCATGGACTGCAAGATGCCGCTCATGGACGGCTACGAAGCGGCGCGCCGCATCCGGCTCCAGGAGGGCGAGGCCCGCACCCGGCTGCCCATCATCGCCCTGACCGCCCATGCCATGGAAGGCGACCAGGAACGCTGTCGCGCCGCCGGCATGGACGACTATCTGACCAAGCCGCTGTCGCGGCGCGCCTTGCAGGCGATGCTCGAACGCTGGTCTCCCCGGCGTTCGGCGGGACTCTCGAGCGCGTCCGGGTCCGAGGTCGTGCCTGGGCCGATGCACCACTCGTCGACCGGACTCGACGCCTTCATGGACTGGCCGATCCTGGAGCCTGGGCCGCTTGCGACCGTGCGCGCGCTCGATGCCGAGGCGGGCCGGGCCTTGGCGGCGCGCTTGATCAGCGGTTTCCGCGAGGCCGAACCCGGACTGAGTGCCGCGATCCGCTCGGACCTGGAGACGGGGCGATCCGTCTCTCTGGCCGAGGCCGCGCGCGCCCTGGGGGCGAGTGCCGCGACGCTCGGTCTGGCGCGTCTGGCCAGACTGTGCGAGCGCCTGGAACACCTGTCCGAGTCGGCGCTGACGCCGCAGATGCGCGACGAGGCCATTACGACGCTCGAGGCGATCCTGACCCAGAGTCGCGAGGCCCTCGCCGCACTCGACGACGCCGATTCGACGCCGTCGGCCCCGACGGCCGAACCACTCGACGCCTCGCTCCAGCGCGGGACGAGCGGCACGCCGGACCAGGAGCGGATCGAGTCGTCCGAGTCTCCCTTGATCCTGATGGTCGACACGGATCCTGAACTCGAATCCAGGGTGCGCGAGATGCTGGAGCAGCGTGGACTGCGGTTCGTCGTCGCCCATGACGAACGCGGCGCCCTGGAGTCGGTCGCGCGCCGACGCCCGGACCTGATCCTGCTCGATCTCATGGCGCCCGGGCTGGATGGTCACGGGATCTGCCGGCGGCTGCGTCACTGTCCCGGCCTGGAACTGGCCCCCATCCTGGCCGTGATCGAGGGCGAGGATCTGGCGGCCATCGAGCACGCCTACGAGGCCGGCGCCACCGACTTCCAGGTCAAGCCGCTCGACCGGCCCCTGCTGCTGCACCGCATCCGCTATCTGCTGCGCGGGCGCGACACCCTGGCCGCCCTGCACCGCAGTGAGGCCAGCCAGAGCGCCCTGATCGCGGCCATCCCCGACGCGCTGCTGCGGCTCGACAGTCAGGGCCGGGTGTTGCAGTTCAAATCGGGCTGGCTGCCGGGGGCGGTGCGTGCGCGACCCGAGTCGTGCGCCTCGACCCTCTCCGACGTGCTGCCCGAGTCGGCCTGCGCCCTCATTCGGCGCGAACTCGCCGCGACCCTGGTCGAGCATGGCGTGCGCGAACTGGAGATCGAAGTGACCGACGAGCGTGGCGAGGCGCGCGTCTTCGAGGCGCGTCTCATCGCCATCGACGCCGATCAGATCATCCTGCTGCTGCGCGACATGACCGAGCGTCAGCGTCGCCAGCGCGTCATCCGGCAACTGGCCTATCAGGACAGCCTCACCGGACTGGCCAATCGCCACCGCTTCAACCTGGATCTGGCACATGCTCTGACCCGCGCCCGCCGGCGCGACGATCGGCTGGCGTTGCTGTGCCTGGATCTGGATCGCTTCAAGCGCGTCAACGACTCGCTCGGGCACGGCATCGGCGACGAGCTGCTGCGTATGGCCGCGCAGCGCCTGCAGGACGCCGTCGACGAGGTCGGCGCCGCGCTCAAGCCCCAGGGCATCGGCTTCGCCGGCACCATCGCCCGGCTCGGCGGCGACGAGCTGACCCTGATCCTCAAGGGGCGCGATGCCGAGCGCGTCGCCATGCGGGTCGCCGACGCCATCCTGAACAAGTTCCGTCAGCCCTTCCGGCTCGCCGGCCATTCGCTCGTCTGCACGGCTTCCATCGGCATCGCCCTGAGTCCCGACGATGGGGAGACGCCCGAGACCCTGCTCAAGCACGCCGACACCGCGCTCTATGCCGCCAAGCTCAAGGGGCGCGACACCTATCGTTTCTTCACCGCCTCCATGGGCCGGCGGGCCAGGCAGAGGCTGGAGACCGAGGCACGTCTGCGCCGCGCGCTCGAACGGGATGAATTCAGGCTCCATTATCAACCCATCCTCGACAGCCGCACGCGCGCGCCCATCGCGCTGGAGGCGTTGTTGCGTTGGGATGAGCGCGAGCAGGGGCTGTCGGATCCCGAGCGCTTCCTCGCGGTCGCCAACGAGTCGGGGCTGATCCTGCCCATCGGCGCCTGGGTGATCTCGGAGGTCGGGCGTCAGCTCGCCCACTGGTCGAACCGGGGGCCTGTCCTGCCGCTCTCGATCAACCTCTCGGATACCCAGTTCAGCGATCGCGGTCTGATCGAGCGACTGTTCCGGCTCGCGCGCGCCTGTCCGCCCGGAACCATCGAGCTGGATGTCACCGAGAGTCTGCTTTTGGCGCGCGACTCACGTCTGCTCGACACCCTGGCCCGTTTGCGCGAACAGGGGATGCGGGTGGCCATCGACGACTTCGGGACCGGCTATTCCTCGCTCGCCGTGCTCAAGCATCTGCCGATCGACACGCTCAAGATCGACCGGGCCTTCATTCGCGAGATCGGACGCGAACCCAACACCGAACTCCTGATCCGCACCATCATCGGTCTGGGACACGGACTCGGTCTGCGGCTGATCGCCGAAGGGGTGGAGACCGAGGAGCAATTCGCCTTCCTAGCGCGTGAGGGATGCGACGCGGTGCAGGGGTTCCTATTCAATCACCCCATTCCGGCGGACGAGTTCGTGCCGGATGGATTCGTGCCCATCACGATGAGCCGGACGCTTGGCCTGGAGAGTCCTTAGACAGGCCGGCCGCGACCACCAGATCGCCCCAGACGTTGATGGCCGTGATCGGATAGTCGAAGAAACGGTCGACGACCAGATAGAGCGCCAGATAGGTCTGGGGCAGTCCCAGCAGATCCAGCATGAAGGCCATCATGGCGATGCCGCCGCCGGGGATTCCGGCGGTGCCGGCGGAGGAGGCCATGGTCAGCAGGACGATGAACAGGGCTTGCCACAGCGTGAGATCCACCCCGGCCAACTGCGACATGAAGATCAGCAGGATCGACTGGTAGAGCGCCGAGCCGTCCATGTTGAGCGTGGCCCCGAGCGGCAGGGTCAGGCTGGTGATGCGCTCGGGCACGCCGAAGCGTTCCAGTGCTCGTTTCGAGACCGGATAGGTCGCCGAGCTGGAGGCGGTCGAGAGCGCCGTCAGCAGCGGCTCGCGGCAGGCGAGCGCCAGACGCCAGGGTGCGCGCCCGGTGAGCAGGTGATAGAGCAGGGGCAGGACGACCAGCGCATGGAGTCCGGCCGCCAGGGCCACCGCCCAGACGAAGGCGTGCAGGCGCAGGATCTCGGCCCAATCCATCGCGGCGAGGCTGGTATAGACCAGGGCGGCGATGCCGATCGGGGCCAGGGTCAGGATGCCGGCGAGCAGCTGCATCAGGAGCGCGTCGAGCGCCCGTGCGCCGCCGAGCAGGGTGTCGCGCTGATCGGCCTGCAACCGGCGCGAGGCGAGCGCCGCCAGCACCGCCACGACGACGATGTGCAGGATGTTGCCCTCGGCCAGCGAGGCGAAGAGGTTGGTCGGGATCAGGTTGGCGATCAAGCGCTCCAGACTGAAGGCCGCGCCGTCCGGCGCCACCGACTCCAGGTCGAGCAGACCGACCGGGACGTTCTGCGAGAAGGTCAGCCCGATCCCGGTGCCGAGCGTGGCGGCGATGCCGGAGGTGATCAGGTAATAAAGCAGGGCGCGTCCGCCGATATGCCGCAGATCCCGCCCGCCGGCGAGCGAGGCATAGATGGAGACCAGGATCAGCGGCAGGATCAGGAGCTTGAGCAGCGACAGGAAGATCTGCCCGATCCAAGCGACGGTGGGCGCGCCCTGGGGGAACAGGAGCGCCAGCAGGATACCGAGGATCAGACCGCTGGGGATGGAGTAGAGCCGGCGCATGGATCGCGGTTGCCTTGTCTCGGTCATGAAGCCGATGTCCAGCCGAGCCGCTGGAGATTCCGCTCGACCTGTTCCTGATCGCTGTAGGGTGTCTTGTGTCCGTCGCGGTCGATATAGCGCTCGTGGCCCTTGCCGGCGATGAGCGCAACCCAGGGTTCGGCGTCCGGACGGGCGGCGAGCTGGTCGAAGAGCCGGGCGATGGCCTCGGCGCGGTCGACGACGACGCTGTAGTCCTGGCCTTCGGGGAATCCGGTCAGGATGTCGTCGATGATGCGCTCCGGCGGCTCATGGCGCGGGTTGTCCGAAGTGACGATGATCGCATCCGAATGGCGGGCCACGGCCGCGCCCATCAGCGGACGCTTGGAGCGGTCGCGATCGCCGCCGCAGCCGAAGAGCGTGACCACGCGCGCGTCGGGGAAGCCGTCGCGGATGGCGCTGAGGATGGTGTCGAGTGCATCCGGGGTGTGGGCGAAGTCGATGACGATGGTGCGCTTGCCGTGAACGCGGCAGTCGAAGCGTCCGTCGACCGGCTGGAGATGGCGCCAGTGTTCGCGTGATGCGTCATCCGGCATGGCGCCGAGCACGCGCTCGGCCAGAGCGACCGCCAGCGCATAGTTGGCGCGATTGTGCGCGAGGGCGAGGAAGGGCTTGGCCGCGATCGCCTCGGGCGGGAGCCGGGTCGGCTCCAGCACCTCGACCGGAACCGGCGTCCGACCGCGCGCAGCGAGCCGGTCGGCCACGGCGCGGCTGGTGCAGTAGAGCCGTCCGCCGGGCCGGATCAGATCGAGCAGACGCGCCTTGGCCGCGAAATAGCCGGCCTCGTCGCGGTGATAGTCGAGATGATCCTGGGTGAAATTGGTCCAGCCGGCGTCCTGGAAGGGGATGCCCGCGACCCGCCCCTGATCGAGCGCATGGCTGCTGGCCTCCATCACCACCACGTCGGCGTGATCCCGGTTGACGTGCAACAGGCGACGCAGTTCGATCAGCGGCGGCGAGGTGAAACCGGTCTCGACCTGGCGCACGCCGTCGAGAAAGACGCCGAGCGTGCCGATCGACAGCACGCGCCGGCCGTGTGCGGCGAGGATCGCTTCCAGATACTTCACGGTCGTCGTCTTGCCGTTGGTGCCCGTGACGCCGATGAAGCGCAGCGCGCCGGGCGCGAGCGGATAGACGACATCGCAGAAGCGGCGCACGACCTCGGCCCAGTCGTCCGGGCGGGTGACATGGAGCGCAACTCCGGGCATCCGGTCGAAACAGTCGAGCGGACGGTTGGTGACGAGTGCCGCGAAACGTCGCCCGGCGAAATAGCGGCGATGGATCTCGCTGTCCGTCAGACCATCGTCGAAGCGCTGGAAGAAGAGGATGGAGCCTTCGTCACAGGCATCGGCGCGCCACTGGATGTTGGTCGGGCGCGGCGCCTCGGGCGCGGGGCGGCTCCAGGCGAAGTCGGTGGTGGCGAGCAGATGGGCGAGGGCGTCGGTGAGCATGTCGGGGCCGCTGTTCGGGTCGTCACGGAGAGTGGCGAATTTTGGTGCAAGTCGCCTTATACTGGGAGCGCGGCCCGTCCGTCCATCCTCAACCTTCGTGAACTCGAATCCGGGAGTCCATCATGCATCGCATCACCGTCACCGCCGTGGCCCTGTCCGCGTTCCTGCCGACCCTGGTCCTGGCTCAAGCCTGGACGCCCTATGACCCCTATGCGCCGGGTGCAGTTGAACCTGTGCCCTATGCCGGTCATCCGGGGGCCTATGGTCCGCCCGTTCCGCCTGCGCCCTGGTCGACGCCTGCGGAGGCCGGCGCCAACTGGCCGGCGGCTCCTTATGCGGCTCCAGGGATGCCGGCGCCGCCGGCCGGATTCGAATCGGCGCCCTGGTCGTCCCCGGAGGCTTCCGGACGGATGGAGCGCCGCGAGCGTCCGGCCTGGCCGCGTCTGAGCCTCTCGCGTCGCGCCACCGATGACGCCTATCTGATCGAGATCCGGCTCCAGAACATCCGGCCGGATCAGGTCGAGATCCGCCCGGCCGGTCGCAGTCTGGTCATCACGCACAGTGCCACGGTCCGCTTCACCCAGAGCGAACCCTTGCCGGGTGGTGACGGCTATCAGAGCCGTTACAGCCTCTCGCGCGACACCAGCAGTCGGCGTGTGGGTCTGCCGCCGGATGCGGATCTGGCAGGCATGACGCGCGAGATCGAGGACGGACGCATCCTGATCCGTGTGCCCAGGGTCGCCAATGACGCCTGGCTTGGCGGGCGCTGGTGAGTTCGGGCATGCGCTTCGAGACCCCTCAGGACGTCGAAGACGCCTACTATGACGCGCTCGAAGCCGGCGATGCCGAGGCCATGGCCTCGGTCTGGGCCGACTCGGACGCGATCTTCTGTCTGCTGCCGATGACGCCTCTGGCCGTCGGCGAGCAGGTCGGGCGTCTTTGGCGCATCCTCTTCGAGTCGGGGCGGGGCTTCGATCTCCAGGTCAGGCATCTGCTCTGGATCGAGGAAGGCGATCTGGCGGTGCATCTGGTCGAGGAGCGGCCGCAGATCCGGGCCGATCAGTTCCGGCCGGGTGCGCCGCCGCCCTCGCCGCTCTATGCCACCCACGTCTTCCGGCGCGCGGCGGATGGCTGGCGGTTGCTGGTGCATCAAAGCTCGCCGACTCCGCCGCCGGCGCCCAGCGCGCCCTCGGCTGGGCGGACGGCGCTGGCCTGATCGGGCAGGGAATGCGCGTCCGGCTCCTGATGCTCGGCTGCCGGCTCAACGAGGCGGAGCTGGAATCCTGGGCGCGTGACTTCCAGGCGCATGGATTCACGATCGTCGAGGACGAGACGGCTCCGGCCGAGCTGATCGTGGTCAATACCTGCGCCGTCACGGGCGAGGCGGTGCGCAAGTCGCGCCAGATTCTGCGGCGTGCCCGGAAGCGTCATCCGGGCGCGCGCCTGATCGTCAGCGGCTGTCTGGTCTCGCTCGACGGGGTCGCGACCAGTTCCGGTGCGGCTCAGACGTTTCCTCTATCCTCGCTGCTTCCGGCATCCACGCCGCCCGCGTCGTCAGCGGAACTGTCCGAGGGACTCATCGTCGTCAACCGCGACAAGGATCGGCTGGTCGAACTCGTGCTTGCGGCACTCGGTCTCGATGCGGGCCTTCCACGTCCATCGGCAACCAATGCGGCGGATCCGGCCGCACCGCTCTTTGGTGGTGCTGACCGGCGTGCATCTCGGCGGCTATGGCAGCGATCTCGGGACGGATCTGACGCACCTGATCGAGCGCCTGTTGAACGAGACGGCGATTCCGCGCCTGCGTCTCGGCTCGCTGGAACCCTGGGACCTGCCCGAGCGCTTCTGGTCGCTGTTCGCCGACCGGCGGCTGATGCCGCATCTGCATCTGCCGCTCCAGAGCGGTTCGGACCGGGTGCTCAGACGTATGGCACGCCGCTGCAAGCGCGATGAATACATCCGGCTGGTCGAGGGGGCGCGGGCGGCGATCCCGGATCTCAATCTCACCACCGACATCATTGTCGGCTTCCCCGGCGAGGACGACGACGACTGGCGTCAGACATTTGAACTGGCCGAGTCGCTGCGTTTCGGGCACATCCATGTCTTCGGCTATTCGCCGCATCCGGGTACGCCGGCGGCCGGCTTTGCGAATCCGGTGGACGCACGCACGCGCCGGAGACGTGTCGGTGAGCTGGAGTCGCTGGCGCACCGCTCGCGGCTCCAGATCCTGCGCGATCAGATCGGCAAGACGGTGATGCTGCTGCATGAGCGTCTGCCCGATGCATTCGAGGGACGGCCAAGATCGGGCTACACGCCCAATTATCTGCCGGTGCATGTGCGTTCAGCGACGCCGATCGGGGAGGGGAGCAAAAAACAGTTTGATACAGGTGCGGATCACGGGACTCGACGAGGCGGTCGGTCTGCTGATCGCCGAGCCGACCGGCGTCGAGCCGATGGCGCCCGAGTGCATCGAGCCGGCTCAGGCGTAGACATCGATGCCGGATTGACTCGTACTCTCCGCGCCCGGTCGCGAAGGCGGCGTCGGCGGCGAAGGTTCCGGCGGCGGCCGGCGGTTCTCGATGTTGCCTCCGGGCGGCGGGGTGGGCGCGGCCGGCTGGCTGGGTTTCATCGGTTGGATGTGGACTGAGCCGATTTCCATGAGGCACCTCTCAGTACGGTGGGTTTGGTGGATTCTCTGTTTAAAGCATAAGTGTTTTCGAGAAGGTTTGGCGTGCATCTTGACGCATGGACGGCACCGCGTTCGGCGCATGAAGTGCTTGGGTCGTCGCGAGTCATGCGCTATGATTGCCGTCCCGCATCGCTGGGGCACTCGTCGAGCGCTCCATCCTTCGGAGAGGTGGCTGAGCGGTCGAAAGCGGCGGTCTTGAAAACCGTTGACTCGAAAGGGTCCGGGGGTTCGAATCCCTCCCTCTCCGCCAACCAAATCAGGCACTTGCAAGAGCATCGCCCCGCCAAGCCTGATCCGAAATCCCCGATTTGAGCGCGATCTGATTCCACTGCTAAAACAGCACTATGCCTGACACAGCGGGTCGGTTAGTCTGATCTTCCGGCGTCATTGCACGTCTCGCCTCATAAAGCGTTCCATCATGGCGGTCGTCTGACAAGCTGCAAACGGCCGAACGTCAATCGTAGCGCTCGTCCTTCCAGCGTCTGAGGGCGGTGAAGACCTCGGCGCTCGTGGCCAGCCTGTGCCCGGCCTGACGCTCGGCGGCGGCGATGACGTTCGGTTCGCGGGTGCGCAGAAAGGGATTGGTGGCGCGCTCCAGATCCAGACGTGAGGGCACGGTCGGCTGTCCGCTGGAGCGCAGCAGTTGGGCCTGACGCATGCGCTCGGCCAGTGCCGGACTGTCCGGTTCGACCCATTCGGCGAAACCGAGATTGGTCTGAGTGTATTCGTGCGCGCAATAGCAGAGCGTGTCGGCGGGCAGGGCGGCGATCCGTTCCAGTGAATGGGCGAGCTGCTCGAAGGTGCCGTCGAAGACCCGTCCGCAGCCGGCCGCGAACAGCGTGTCGCCGCAGAAGAGCCGGCCGGCGCCCAGATAGGCGATATGGCTTGAGGTGTGGCCGGGAACCTCCAGCACCTGGAAGGGCGTCGTCAACCCAGCCGGAACGAAGGTCTCGCCCTCGCGCCGACGGTGGGTGAGGGCGCGGATGCGATCGTCGTCCGGGCCATCGATCTCCAGCCCAGGAAAGGCCGCGAGCAACTCATCCAGCCCGCCGGTGTGGTCATAGTGATGATGCGTGATCAGCACCGAGGTCAGAGTCAGCCGCTCGGCGCTCAACCGCTCCAGCACGGGTTCTGCATCACCCGGATCGACCACGACCGCATGGCCGGTCCCTTCGGTCAGGAGCCAGATGTAGTTGTCCTCGAAGGCCGGGATCGGTTGGACGTCGAGCATGGTGTCAGCCCCCGTGTTCGTGCCGTGCGAGTTCGGCCTGGAGACGGGTGATGATGCCCGGCGCATCCAGTCCCACATCGGCGAGCTGTTCGTGGTGCTCGGCATGATCGACATAGCGGTCGGGCAGGCCCAGATGCAGACAGCGCTTGACCACGCCCCGCTCCGACAGCAGCTCGGCCACCCCGCTGCCGGCGCCGCCGGCGATCGCGTTCTCCTCCAGCGTGACCAGGATCTCGTGACGCGCGGCCAGATCCAGGATCAGCGCCTCATCGAGCGGCTTGACGAAGCGCATGTCGGCGACCGTGGCATCGACGACCTCGGCAGCTTCCAGCGCCGCCTTGACCAGCGGGCCGAAGGCGAGCAGGGCGATCCGCGACCCTTCGCGCACGATCTCGCCCCGGCCGATCGGCAGCGCGGGGGCGTTCGGATCGATGGCCACACCCGGACCGCCGCCGCGCGGATAGCGCACCAGCGCCGGTCCCTCGTACTCGTAGGCCGTCCTGAGCATCCGCCGGCATTCGTTCTCGTTCGACGGGGCCATGATGACCAGGTTCGGGATCGGACGGCAGAAGCTCAGATCGAAGCTGCCGGCATGGGTCGCGCCGTCCGGCCCGACCAGTCCGCCGCGATCGACGGCGAAGGTCACATCCAGGTTCTGGAGCGCCACGTCATGGATGAGCTGATCATAGGCGCGTTGCAGGAAGCTCGAATAGATGGCCACCACCGGCTTCAGCCCTTCGCAAGCCATCCCGGCGGCCAGCGTCACCGCGTGCTGCTCGGCGATACCGACGTCGAAATAGCGC comes from the Allochromatium tepidum genome and includes:
- a CDS encoding Mur ligase family protein, coding for MLTDALAHLLATTDFAWSRPAPEAPRPTNIQWRADACDEGSILFFQRFDDGLTDSEIHRRYFAGRRFAALVTNRPLDCFDRMPGVALHVTRPDDWAEVVRRFCDVVYPLAPGALRFIGVTGTNGKTTTVKYLEAILAAHGRRVLSIGTLGVFLDGVRQVETGFTSPPLIELRRLLHVNRDHADVVVMEASSHALDQGRVAGIPFQDAGWTNFTQDHLDYHRDEAGYFAAKARLLDLIRPGGRLYCTSRAVADRLAARGRTPVPVEVLEPTRLPPEAIAAKPFLALAHNRANYALAVALAERVLGAMPDDASREHWRHLQPVDGRFDCRVHGKRTIVIDFAHTPDALDTILSAIRDGFPDARVVTLFGCGGDRDRSKRPLMGAAVARHSDAIIVTSDNPRHEPPERIIDDILTGFPEGQDYSVVVDRAEAIARLFDQLAARPDAEPWVALIAGKGHERYIDRDGHKTPYSDQEQVERNLQRLGWTSAS
- a CDS encoding Hsp20/alpha crystallin family protein; the encoded protein is MHRITVTAVALSAFLPTLVLAQAWTPYDPYAPGAVEPVPYAGHPGAYGPPVPPAPWSTPAEAGANWPAAPYAAPGMPAPPAGFESAPWSSPEASGRMERRERPAWPRLSLSRRATDDAYLIEIRLQNIRPDQVEIRPAGRSLVITHSATVRFTQSEPLPGGDGYQSRYSLSRDTSSRRVGLPPDADLAGMTREIEDGRILIRVPRVANDAWLGGRW
- a CDS encoding YybH family protein, with amino-acid sequence MRFETPQDVEDAYYDALEAGDAEAMASVWADSDAIFCLLPMTPLAVGEQVGRLWRILFESGRGFDLQVRHLLWIEEGDLAVHLVEERPQIRADQFRPGAPPPSPLYATHVFRRAADGWRLLVHQSSPTPPPAPSAPSAGRTALA
- a CDS encoding radical SAM protein — protein: MRHSVSMRAFHVHRQPMRRIRPHRSLVVLTGVHLGGYGSDLGTDLTHLIERLLNETAIPRLRLGSLEPWDLPERFWSLFADRRLMPHLHLPLQSGSDRVLRRMARRCKRDEYIRLVEGARAAIPDLNLTTDIIVGFPGEDDDDWRQTFELAESLRFGHIHVFGYSPHPGTPAAGFANPVDARTRRRRVGELESLAHRSRLQILRDQIGKTVMLLHERLPDAFEGRPRSGYTPNYLPVHVRSATPIGEGSKKQFDTGADHGTRRGGRSADRRADRRRADGARVHRAGSGVDIDAGLTRTLRARSRRRRRRRRFRRRPAVLDVASGRRGGRGRLAGFHRLDVD
- the gloB gene encoding hydroxyacylglutathione hydrolase, with the translated sequence MLDVQPIPAFEDNYIWLLTEGTGHAVVVDPGDAEPVLERLSAERLTLTSVLITHHHYDHTGGLDELLAAFPGLEIDGPDDDRIRALTHRRREGETFVPAGLTTPFQVLEVPGHTSSHIAYLGAGRLFCGDTLFAAGCGRVFDGTFEQLAHSLERIAALPADTLCYCAHEYTQTNLGFAEWVEPDSPALAERMRQAQLLRSSGQPTVPSRLDLERATNPFLRTREPNVIAAAERQAGHRLATSAEVFTALRRWKDERYD